In Acidobacteriota bacterium, one genomic interval encodes:
- a CDS encoding diguanylate cyclase: MDFEERISELERELESTYRGIETLQEELGRRTEQMEALVRHDPQTGVLCAAYFLERLSTEVLRSQRYGTPLTLLMLQLDGTDKLRSRLGQDGESVLLFQAAERLRANSRRTDLIGRRAQGHFIMVLFATSAKGAKMLAQRLRRAIGGEAFAVSGCQPLDLTCSIGLAALNANTRNRRLLLDTTHQALLQAQSKGGDQVRVAGEMPLHKRFLRGVLDFLKDPPRRRETPVR, encoded by the coding sequence ATGGACTTCGAAGAACGCATCTCTGAACTCGAGCGCGAACTGGAAAGCACTTACCGAGGGATCGAGACCCTTCAGGAAGAGCTGGGCCGCCGTACCGAGCAAATGGAAGCTCTGGTCAGACACGATCCCCAAACGGGCGTCCTGTGCGCCGCCTATTTCCTTGAACGCCTCTCCACCGAAGTCTTGCGTTCCCAGCGCTATGGCACCCCGCTCACCCTCCTGATGCTGCAACTGGACGGGACCGACAAGTTGCGCAGCCGTTTGGGCCAGGATGGGGAAAGCGTCCTGCTCTTTCAGGCCGCCGAGCGACTGCGCGCCAACTCGCGCCGCACCGACTTGATCGGACGCCGGGCTCAGGGGCACTTCATCATGGTTCTATTCGCCACCTCGGCCAAGGGAGCCAAAATGCTGGCTCAGCGCCTGCGCCGGGCCATCGGCGGAGAAGCCTTCGCCGTCTCCGGCTGCCAACCCCTCGATCTGACTTGCAGCATCGGCTTGGCCGCCTTGAACGCCAACACACGCAACCGCCGACTCTTGCTGGATACGACCCATCAAGCGCTCCTCCAGGCCCAGTCAAAGGGCGGCGATCAGGTCCGCGTGGCCGGCGAAATGCCGCTTCACAAGCGGTTCCTGCGCGGCGTCCTCGACTTCCTTAAAGATCCTCCCCGCCGCCGCGAGACGCCGGTTCGCTAA
- a CDS encoding DUF1572 family protein has translation MRQIGQEFLLQSGREAKRLKKSADHAIGQLSVANLYTSLDEDGNCVAVLMKHIAGSLRRYCRQTLKPQEKISRYHPRLEFTIEEGESMEVVRAHWEKAWESFFQALGSLCEEDVLRSTQAGEEQASLLRTLQFNQSHLAFHVGQIVFLAKHLKGCDWEPLQEGRPSNGPALVERKCC, from the coding sequence ATGAGACAAATCGGCCAGGAATTTCTCCTCCAGTCGGGCCGGGAGGCCAAGAGGCTCAAGAAGAGCGCCGACCACGCCATCGGCCAACTGTCGGTGGCCAACCTCTACACCAGTCTGGACGAAGACGGCAACTGCGTGGCCGTGCTGATGAAACATATCGCAGGCTCTTTGCGGCGATATTGCCGCCAGACCTTGAAGCCTCAAGAGAAGATAAGCCGGTACCACCCAAGACTCGAGTTTACGATCGAGGAAGGCGAGTCTATGGAGGTGGTGAGGGCTCATTGGGAGAAAGCCTGGGAATCCTTCTTTCAGGCCCTCGGATCGCTGTGCGAGGAAGATGTCTTAAGGAGCACTCAGGCCGGGGAAGAGCAGGCCTCGCTCCTGCGCACCCTTCAGTTCAATCAAAGCCACCTGGCTTTTCATGTGGGACAGATCGTCTTCTTGGCCAAGCACCTTAAGGGCTGCGACTGGGAGCCGTTGCAGGAAGGCCGCCCCTCCAACGGTCCCGCCCTGGTGGAACGGAAATGCTGCTGA